The genomic stretch AAAATAGATACCAATGGCGCCAACCCGGCCCTGCTGGAACAGCTGATCAGCCATAAGCTGGTGGATTATGTGGCGCTGGACTGCAAAGCGCCTGCCGCCAAATACGGAACAGTTACCGGTATCAACGGGTTCCGGGAATTTGAAGACAGCCTCCATCTGTTGCTGGCGTCGGGTATGCCCTTTGAAGTACGGACCACGGTGCATTCGGCCCTGCTGAACCAGGGGGATGTAGCGGCCATTCAGGCTTTGCTGGAGGAGCGCCGGTACCCCGGAAAGTATTATATCCAGTATGCGCTGAATGATACCACTATGCTGAAGGAACTGCCGGCCAATAGCGGCCGGCTGGACCTGGCTGCGTTGACCGGGAGGGTGCCGGTAGTGGAACGGAATTAGCCCGCCAACCCGAAAGATAACCTCGTTTCATTTTTTTATCCCGATTAAAATGATATTTTTGGTCGCCAAGTAACCATTCCACCTTTTCTGCCTGCCTTTTCCGAAGATGTACTCCGTAATTAAACAGGTTTAAATAAGTGACCGGGATCTCATCATATACCGACAAGGAACTATTGCATCGAATTTCCGAAGGAGAGGAGGACGCTTTTATTGAATTATACAAACGGTATGATGCCCGGCTATATCCTTTTCTTCATAAACTGACCCGTTCCCCCCAGGATGCCCGTGAAATTATCCAGGAAACCTTTCTGAAACTATGGCTTTCCCGGGACAAGCTGGATGCTGTAACGCTTCCCCGTGCTTATATTTTCAGGAGTGCTGCCAATATCTCCCATAACTGGATGAAACGAAACCTGGTGGCCCAGAAAGCAGAGCAGGAGCACCAGCTGCGGGATGGGCGCCTGGGAACAGACAGCACCGAATTCCGCCTCAGAACAAGAGAGCTGCAGGTACAGCTCAGCAGGATCATTGCCGGGATGCCGGAGCAGCGGCAACGCATTTACCGGATGCACCGGGAACAGGGCCTGAGTACGTCGGAAATAGCCAGCAGCCTGGATGTTTCGGTCAGCACGGTGAAAAATACCGTTGCCATTGCGTTAAAAAATATCCGGGATGGCCTGAGTGAGACCGGCTACATTCTCTTCCTGCTGTTATTTTTCTAAAAAATTTTTACTCCTGCAATAGACTTTTGGCTGTAGCCAATTGTCAGGGATATTATTATGGCATAATATGGACCAACAACATCTTCAATATTTAGTAACGCAATGGCTGAATGGGGCAGGCACGGCGTCCGAAGAACAGGAGCTCAGGGACCTGCTGAAGGATCAGCAGAACGATGCAGCTGTCACCGAACTGCTTTATCAATTGGCTGATCAGTCGCCCGAAATACAGCAATCGCCCCATTGGGACGTATTGGCGCGGGAGATATTGCAGGCTGATAAAAACCATTTGCCTTCCTCTGCCGGACTGGGAGATGAAGGCAGCCTTATCCTTCCCGGTAATACCCCGGTGCGCCGCCTGCCCATGCTGCGCAGGTGGTGGTGGGCCGCTGCGGCTGTCCTGCTGGTAGTCTCTGTGGCAGGTTATTTCCGGTTCAATGTCCCCGGCAGGGATCCCGGGCTGGCTGTAGTACAGCCACCCAACAAGGAGCTGCTTCCCGGAACGGATGGCGCCATACTTATCCTGGATAATGGCCGGCAGGTAGTGCTGGACAGCCTGGGCAATGGTCTTGTTGCCACGCAGAACGGCAGCCAGGTGAACCTGCAGAACGGTCTGCTCAGGTATGAGGAGGCCGGCGGAGGATCCGGTGTGATCAGCTATAATACCATGTCCACCCCCAGGGGTAAGCAATTTCGTATAGTGCTTCCTGATAGTACCCGGGTATGGCTGAATGCAGGCAGCTCCATCCGCTTTCCCACTGCCTTTTCCGGGAAGGAGCGGAGCGTTGAGCTGACAGGGGAGGCCTATTTTGAGGTGGCGCAGGACAGGAGAAAACCTTTCCTGCTGACCCTGGGCAACGGAACAACCATTGCGGTGCTGGGAACGGATTTCAATGTAAATGCCTATACCGATGAAGCAGACATCAAAACTACCCTGCTGCAGGGATCGGTGAAAGTGATGGCGAACAATAACGCACAGGTCTTGATCCCCGGGCAGCAGGCATCTGTCCGGACGGCCGATGGCAGGATCAACCTGGTCAGGGACGCTGATATAGCCCAGGCGGTGGCCTGGAAGAACGGCCTGTTCTCTTTCCGCGGGGCAGACCTGGAAACGGTCATGCGGCAGCTGGCGCGCTGGTACAATGTGGAAGTGGAATATGAAGGAACAGTTCCTGTAAGAAGATTTGACGGGGAGATTGACCGCTCATTGACGTTCTCCCAGGTATTGAAAGGGCTGACAACAACAAGGATCAATTATACAATAGAAGATAACGGAAAAAAGATAGTGATCAGGCAGTAGAACGCCGATCGTTTGTATGCATGATTTGGATTGACCAAAAAAGAAAAACCGGGAGCAAGATTGGACCCTTCCCCGGCTTTCATTCAGGTTAATGCCAAACAGGTATGTGCTAACTGTTTATTTATTTAACCAAAACGTTGCAAAAGTATGCAATTAAATGTTCATGGCCACCCCCTTTCGCGCACACAGACGGGAATGGGGGTACTCACCAAAACGCTGCTCGTGATGAAATTAGCCTCCCTACTTCTTTTTTCTTTTGTGTTGCAGGTCAATGCCCGGACAATGGGGCAGACCGTTACCTGGTCTGGCAGCAAAGTGCCGCTCCAGGTTGTTTTTGCAGCCATTAAGGAACAGACCAGCATTACCTTCTTCTACGACAAGGCAGACCTGGCGCTGGCGCATCCTGTTTCCCTGCAGGTGAAGAACGCAACGCTGGCAGCTGTGCTGGAGGAGATCATGAAAGACCAGCCGCTGGACTATGAATGGCTGGGAAAAACAGTTTTTATTACCCGCAAGGAGGCGGCTGCACCCATAAAGGACATCCCCACCATTGCGTATTACCGGCAGCCGGCTGCCCTCTCTGTCCGTTTCCGGGTTGTCAATACCAGTTCTGAACCGTTGATGGGAGCCACCATCACCAATAATAAAACGAAACGCTCCGCCATCACCGATGCCGCGGGTGTCGTGAACATAGATGTCAACATCGGTGACGTGTTTGACATATCGTTTATCGGTTATAATAAGCGATCAGTTACCATCAAGGATAACGCTGCTTTTGTAACGGTGGTCATGCAGGCGGCAGACTCTAAGCTGGATGAAGTGCAGGTGATTGCGTACGGCACTACTTCCCGCAGGTTCAGTACCGGGAATGTGGTGTCTGTCAGCGGGGAAGAGATCAAAAAGGTACCTGTCATGAACCCTATCCTGGCCTTACAGGGCAAGGTCCCGGGCATGATCATCACGCCTACTTCCGGAAATGCCAGTGCGCCGGTAAAAATAGAGATCAGGGGAAGGGGTTCAGTGAACCTCAGCGCGTCCTCGGAGCCTTTGATCGTGGTAGACGGACTTCCTCAATCCACATTGAACTTTGCCTATTCCAACACCAATCCTCTGGTGGAATCAGGTCCTTCCAGTGTCAGTCTCGCAGGCGCTTCGCAGGTACACGGAGGACAAAGCCCCCTGTTCAACCTCAATCCTGCCGATATAGAAAGTATAGATGTATTGCTGGATGGTGATGCCACCGCCATTTATGGCTCCCGTGGCGCCAACGGAGTGATCCTGATCACTACCAGGAGAGGCCGTCCGGGAAAAACCCAGATGAACCTTAGCGTACAGCAGGGATGGGTGGTGCCCCCTTCCCGCTACCCCCGGATGATGAATATACAGGAGTATGTGGCCATGAGAAAGGAAGCCATGAAAAATGAAGGCCTTACGCCCACTGCCGCCAATGCACCGGACCTCGCAGTATGGGATACCACCAGGAATATAGACTGGGTCAAGGAAATACTTGGCACCGGAAATAATACCAACCTTTCTGCATCGATCTCAGGTGGCGACCAGAACAGCAATTTTTCTTTGGGCACCAGCTATGAAACACAGAAAGACCTGTACCAGCGTAAGGGCGGTAACGACCGGGGTACCCTGAGCTTTAACTTCAACCATACCGGCTTTAACAGGAAATTCAAGATGGGCCTGTCGGTCAATTATGGTATTTCCAAAGTGGATGCGGTGTCGGACAGGGCAACGAATATCTTCAACCTGCCGCCCAATGCACCGCCTATTTTTACCCCGGACGGCAGACTGAACTATGCCGACTGGAATGCAGTAGGTCTTGCAGCCAGGTATCCTTTCTCATATATCCTCAACAAGTCCATTGCCCAGACCAATACCATGGGCGGCAGTCTTCGGATCCAGTACGAGATCATAAAAGGACTTAGTTTCAGCACCAACGCAGGTTATGGGGATAATAACAACAGCACGGACTGGTATAGCCCGATCGCTGCCAAAAATCCGTACGCCAGAGGAGCTGCACCTACCGGATCAATGCAATTGGGCACCACCAGATCCAAGAACTACACCGTTGAACCTCAGCTCAGTTACAACAGGATGGTAGGCAAAGGAAACCTGGGCATCCTTGTGGGCGGTTCAATGCAACGTAACGTAGTGAACACTTTAAATGCGACCGCCACTGGTTTTACCAGTGATGAGATGCTGAGCAGCATCAATAATGTCCCTTCCGCCAACAGAAGCGTATCCACCAATTTTGTTGAATACAAATACGCCGCTGTATTTGGTCGTTTGAGTTACAACTGGGAGAACAAATATGTAATGAATATCAATTTCCGTAGGGACGGCTCTTCCAAGTTTGCTCCCGGAAAACAGTTCGGGAATTTCGGCTCACTTGGCCTGGCCTGGCTGGCGTCCGAAGAAGCGTGGCTGAAGAAAGCGCTGCCTGAATGGATGAGCTTTGTAAAACTCCGGGGAAGCTATGCCATTATAGGCGGTGATGGTGTTGGTGATTATGAATACCTGTCGCAATGGTCTACCATTGTTGAAGGGTCAACCATCCCTGGCTATGATGGATTGCAGCCCTCTATTCCCATCCATGCCGTCAACCAGGTGTATCACTGGGCAGATGAAAGGCCGCTGGAAGCAGCGCTGGAGCTGGGCTTCCTGGATGACAAGATCACCTTTAACCTGAGCTGGTACAACAGGCGCACCGGCAACCAGCTGATCCAGCTGCCCACTCCTATCCATACAGGATTCCCTCAGGTAGCTGCCAACTCGGTGGCCCTGGTGGAAAATAGCGGGATAGCGGCTGCTGTGACCGCCAACCTCATACGCAGCAAGGATATGTTATTGTCAGTGAATGTCAATATCGGGGTGAACAGGAACAGGCTTCTTGAGTACCCCGGCCTTGAATTTTCCCCCTTTGCCAGGGCTTACCGGATTGGCAAACCATTGAACCTGGACTATGTATATAAGTATATCGGTGTTGATCCTCTGTCAGGCCTGTATGCGTTTGAAGATTACAATAAGGACGGGGTACTTACCTCCAATAATTCGGCTATTCCCGGCACCGGTGGCGATGACAGGTATATAGTGATAGACAGGACACCCAAATACGCCGGAGGCCTGACCGCCAACTTTGGTTACAAAGGCATTACGTTAAGCATAGCATGTGACTATATGAACTCGCTCGGCAATAACCCTTTTGCCAATGTAAGTACCACTGCATTGAGAAATATGATCTATTCCAAAGAACTGATCGATAACCATTGGCAGAAGCCGGGCGACATTGCCAAATACGGCCGTTATGTCCATTCCAGTACCTTTACTTTCTCAGCGTCCGACCGGGCTTATGTCAACAACTTCTACTTCAGGTTCAACAGCCTGGCACTTGGTTATGGCCTGCCTGAAAAACTGGTTAAAAAAGGCGGTATGCAGGCATGCAGAGTATCCCTGAATGTCTCCAATATTTTCTCTTTCAACAGGTATGGTTTCGATCCTCAGATGGGCACTAACCTGAGTTATGTCCCTACGCCAAGGGTCGTGGTAGGCAGGGTAAACTTCACCTTTTAAATGATTCTGTATGTTCACGCACTATACATTCCTCAGAAATCTTGCATTCGTCCTGTTCGGCGGGCTGCTGCTGGTTTCGTGCAAAAAAATGGTCAGCATCAAAGCGCCTGTCAGTTCGTTGACCACTGAAAAAATTTTCGCTAATAATCAACAGGCCAACGAAGCGGTGTCCGGGATTTACTTGTCACTGATCAGTGGCACCAAAAGGATCTCCACAAACCTTGGATGGGACGTATTCAGCGCCGGACTGACCACCCTTGCTGCAGGCATGTCGGCTGGCGAATTCTATCCTTATTCCACCGCTTCTATCGGCGATGAATACTATCTTTCCACCAACGCCCTCACCTTCAACAACACCCAGGCGCCCACTAATATATGGAGCTCTGCTTACAAGAGTATCTATATTGCCAACTCGGTGGTTGAAGGAATCGAAGCTGCTGCTTCCAATAATTTTTCCGACAGCGCGCGGAAGGTGTTGATGGGTGAGGCAAAGTTCCTACGTGCCTTCTGTTATTTTTATCTCACCAATTTTTTCGGAGATGTGCCTTTGTCGCTGAGCACAGACTTTAATGCCACCGCACTGCTGCCAAGAGCTCCGCAACAACAGGTATACGAACAGATCCTGCAGGATCTTTTAGCAGCGGAGCAGTTGCTGCTGGAAACCTATGCGGTGTCCGGGAACAGGAGAACAAGAGCCAATAAATGGGCGGCCAAAGCCTTCCTGGCCAGGGTATACCTGTACCTGAAAAATTATGAGCAGGCTGCGGCAAAAGCAACGGAGGTGATCAATAACACCAGCTTGTTCCAGCTTGAGCCCTTACCGGAAAATGTATTTAAAACCACCAGCCGGGAAGCGATCTGGCAATTGAGACAGGCTGAAGGCAGTAACTCCGGCCTCTTCTATGGAGATGTTCCGGAGGCGGATGAATTCATTCCTAATCCGCCCAATACAAGCTCGCCCTGGGTGTATATCTCCGATGAATTGCGGAATGCATTCGAGCCCGGAGATCTGCGCTATAGTAAATGGACCGACTCCACTACCGGCATATTGCCGGGAATGCCTGTTCCGGAAAAGGCTCATCGTTACCCCGCAAAATATACAAGGAACCCGGGCCGGCTACCTGCCTCAGTTCCCACCCAGTATTTAATGGTTTTCCGGCTGGCTGAGCAATACCTGATCAGGGCCGAAGCCATAGCCAATGGAGCACCGGGCGGCGAGCCGGAAGCGCTGAAGGACCTCAAAAAGATCCGTGACAGGGCCAACATAGATGATTTGCCTGCCGGCGTGAATGTACTGGACGCTATCGCCAAAGAAAGACAAACCGAACTGTTTGCCGAATGGGGAGCCAGGTGGTTTGACCTCAAAAGAACAGGCAAAGCAGCAGCCGTGCTCTCTGCAGTCACCATGAAAAATCCCTGGTTGGGAGATTACCAGTTGCTGTATCCCATCCCCCAGATAGAATTGGACAAAACTCCTTTCCTGCTCCAAAACCCCGGCTACACCCAA from Candidatus Pseudobacter hemicellulosilyticus encodes the following:
- a CDS encoding anaerobic ribonucleoside-triphosphate reductase activating protein gives rise to the protein MANPVYSITPFTMLDFPGHTACIIWFAGCNMRCAYCYNPDIVLGKGQLSYRAVLDFLDKRRGLLDGVVLSGGECTLHKGLPGLAATIKEKGFRLKIDTNGANPALLEQLISHKLVDYVALDCKAPAAKYGTVTGINGFREFEDSLHLLLASGMPFEVRTTVHSALLNQGDVAAIQALLEERRYPGKYYIQYALNDTTMLKELPANSGRLDLAALTGRVPVVERN
- a CDS encoding RNA polymerase sigma-70 factor produces the protein MHRISEGEEDAFIELYKRYDARLYPFLHKLTRSPQDAREIIQETFLKLWLSRDKLDAVTLPRAYIFRSAANISHNWMKRNLVAQKAEQEHQLRDGRLGTDSTEFRLRTRELQVQLSRIIAGMPEQRQRIYRMHREQGLSTSEIASSLDVSVSTVKNTVAIALKNIRDGLSETGYILFLLLFF
- a CDS encoding DUF4974 domain-containing protein, giving the protein MDQQHLQYLVTQWLNGAGTASEEQELRDLLKDQQNDAAVTELLYQLADQSPEIQQSPHWDVLAREILQADKNHLPSSAGLGDEGSLILPGNTPVRRLPMLRRWWWAAAAVLLVVSVAGYFRFNVPGRDPGLAVVQPPNKELLPGTDGAILILDNGRQVVLDSLGNGLVATQNGSQVNLQNGLLRYEEAGGGSGVISYNTMSTPRGKQFRIVLPDSTRVWLNAGSSIRFPTAFSGKERSVELTGEAYFEVAQDRRKPFLLTLGNGTTIAVLGTDFNVNAYTDEADIKTTLLQGSVKVMANNNAQVLIPGQQASVRTADGRINLVRDADIAQAVAWKNGLFSFRGADLETVMRQLARWYNVEVEYEGTVPVRRFDGEIDRSLTFSQVLKGLTTTRINYTIEDNGKKIVIRQ
- a CDS encoding SusC/RagA family TonB-linked outer membrane protein; this encodes MQLNVHGHPLSRTQTGMGVLTKTLLVMKLASLLLFSFVLQVNARTMGQTVTWSGSKVPLQVVFAAIKEQTSITFFYDKADLALAHPVSLQVKNATLAAVLEEIMKDQPLDYEWLGKTVFITRKEAAAPIKDIPTIAYYRQPAALSVRFRVVNTSSEPLMGATITNNKTKRSAITDAAGVVNIDVNIGDVFDISFIGYNKRSVTIKDNAAFVTVVMQAADSKLDEVQVIAYGTTSRRFSTGNVVSVSGEEIKKVPVMNPILALQGKVPGMIITPTSGNASAPVKIEIRGRGSVNLSASSEPLIVVDGLPQSTLNFAYSNTNPLVESGPSSVSLAGASQVHGGQSPLFNLNPADIESIDVLLDGDATAIYGSRGANGVILITTRRGRPGKTQMNLSVQQGWVVPPSRYPRMMNIQEYVAMRKEAMKNEGLTPTAANAPDLAVWDTTRNIDWVKEILGTGNNTNLSASISGGDQNSNFSLGTSYETQKDLYQRKGGNDRGTLSFNFNHTGFNRKFKMGLSVNYGISKVDAVSDRATNIFNLPPNAPPIFTPDGRLNYADWNAVGLAARYPFSYILNKSIAQTNTMGGSLRIQYEIIKGLSFSTNAGYGDNNNSTDWYSPIAAKNPYARGAAPTGSMQLGTTRSKNYTVEPQLSYNRMVGKGNLGILVGGSMQRNVVNTLNATATGFTSDEMLSSINNVPSANRSVSTNFVEYKYAAVFGRLSYNWENKYVMNINFRRDGSSKFAPGKQFGNFGSLGLAWLASEEAWLKKALPEWMSFVKLRGSYAIIGGDGVGDYEYLSQWSTIVEGSTIPGYDGLQPSIPIHAVNQVYHWADERPLEAALELGFLDDKITFNLSWYNRRTGNQLIQLPTPIHTGFPQVAANSVALVENSGIAAAVTANLIRSKDMLLSVNVNIGVNRNRLLEYPGLEFSPFARAYRIGKPLNLDYVYKYIGVDPLSGLYAFEDYNKDGVLTSNNSAIPGTGGDDRYIVIDRTPKYAGGLTANFGYKGITLSIACDYMNSLGNNPFANVSTTALRNMIYSKELIDNHWQKPGDIAKYGRYVHSSTFTFSASDRAYVNNFYFRFNSLALGYGLPEKLVKKGGMQACRVSLNVSNIFSFNRYGFDPQMGTNLSYVPTPRVVVGRVNFTF
- a CDS encoding RagB/SusD family nutrient uptake outer membrane protein produces the protein MFTHYTFLRNLAFVLFGGLLLVSCKKMVSIKAPVSSLTTEKIFANNQQANEAVSGIYLSLISGTKRISTNLGWDVFSAGLTTLAAGMSAGEFYPYSTASIGDEYYLSTNALTFNNTQAPTNIWSSAYKSIYIANSVVEGIEAAASNNFSDSARKVLMGEAKFLRAFCYFYLTNFFGDVPLSLSTDFNATALLPRAPQQQVYEQILQDLLAAEQLLLETYAVSGNRRTRANKWAAKAFLARVYLYLKNYEQAAAKATEVINNTSLFQLEPLPENVFKTTSREAIWQLRQAEGSNSGLFYGDVPEADEFIPNPPNTSSPWVYISDELRNAFEPGDLRYSKWTDSTTGILPGMPVPEKAHRYPAKYTRNPGRLPASVPTQYLMVFRLAEQYLIRAEAIANGAPGGEPEALKDLKKIRDRANIDDLPAGVNVLDAIAKERQTELFAEWGARWFDLKRTGKAAAVLSAVTMKNPWLGDYQLLYPIPQIELDKTPFLLQNPGYTQQ